The Arachis hypogaea cultivar Tifrunner chromosome 19, arahy.Tifrunner.gnm2.J5K5, whole genome shotgun sequence genome has a window encoding:
- the LOC112778451 gene encoding monocopper oxidase-like protein SKU5, protein MAAPFLLPQIHIANASCSILVLLALFVTTSMSSDIFLDWNVSFDFNVKPVSTDQPVITINDMFPGPLINASTNDIVHVNCRNGIEQRLNSWQDGVSGTNCPIQPSRNWTYVFAIKDQIGTFSYFPSINFLKAAGGFGPIRVNNLPFISVPFPKAEAEFDLLIGDWYNSSYKDMRSKLNISDVISPNWMLINGKGPYLNPVSKSYETLNVTQGKTYLLRISNVGTFWSFNFRIQNHDMVLVETEGSYVNQLTLKSLDVHVGQSYSVLVTANQDSSAEYYMVASPKLLRDTTNPSSLVGVAILHYDNSTIKPNGPLPKGPDPFDLKFSINQAKSIRWNLSTGAARPNPQGTFNVTNVTIAETFILKASMAKINHSSSPRYAVNNVSYLTPDTPLKLADFLVNGSGVYVLDAFPINTSNTNAVSGVFVASAIYKGWTEIVIKNTLDTIDSWHLDGYSFFVVGMGEGEWRAESRSSYNLYDPVARSTVQVFPGGWSALYVYPDNPGMWNLRSQNLNNWFLGEELYVRVYDPDPNPAKEKSPPQNLLLCG, encoded by the exons ATGGCTGCACCATTTCTTCTTCCTCAAATTCACATTGCTAATGCTTCATGTTCCATTTTGGTGCTTCTTGCACTCTTTGTCACAACATCCATGAGTTCTGATATATTCCTTGATTggaatgtttcctttgatttcaaTGTTAAGCCAGTTTCCACTGATCAACCG GTTATAACGATCAATGACATGTTCCCTGGACCTCTTATAAATGCTTCAACAAATGATATTGTTCATGTCAAT TGTAGGAATGGCATAGAGCAAAGGTTAAATTCATGGCAAGATGGAGTGTCTGGTACAAACTGCCCTATCCAACCTAGCAGGAACTGGACTTATGTTTTCGCAATCAAAGACCAAATCGGAACATTCTCCTACTTCCCTTCCATCAATTTCCTCAAAGCTGCCGGAGGGTTCGGTCCGATTCGAGTCAACAACCTTCCATTTATAAGTGTTCCTTTCCCAAAAGCTGAAGCTGAGTTTGATCTTTTAATTGGTGATTGGTACAACAGTAGCTACAAG GATATGAGGTCCAAGTTGAATATATCTGATGTTATTTCTCCTAATTGGATGCTAATAAACGGAAAAGGACCATATCTGAACCCTGTTTCAAAATCATATGAGACCTTGAATGTTACACAAG GTAAAACATATCTGCTTAGGATATCAAATGTAGGGACATTTTGGAGCTTCAATTTCAGGATTCAGAACCATGATATGGTTTTGGTTGAAACTGAAGGATCTTATGTTAATCAACTAACATTGAAGTCTCTTGATGTTCATGTTGGCCAATCCTACTCTGTCCTTGTCACTGCAAACCAAGATTCTTCTGCTGAATACTACATGGTCGCGTCGCCTAAACTGCTTCGCGACACAACAAATCCTAGCTCGCTCGTTGGTGTCGCCATACTTCATTATGATAACTCAACCATAAAGCCTAATGGACCTCTTCCTAAGGGTCCAGATccttttgatctaaaattttccaTCAATCAAGCAAAATCTATTAG GTGGAATCTTAGCACCGGCGCGGCCAGGCCTAATCCACAAGGAACCTTCAACGTTACAAATGTGACAATAGCAGAGACTTTCATTCTAAAGGCATCAATGGCGAAGATCAACCATTCTTCTTCGCCTCGCTATGCTGTAAACAATGTGTCTTACTTAACACCGGATACACCATTGAAGCTTGCTGATTTTCTTGTCAATGGTTCTGGAGTGTATGTTCTGGACGCTTTTCCCATTAACACTTCAAATACCAATGCTGTGAGTGGAGTTTTCGTGGCCAGCGCCATATATAAAGGGTGGACAGAGATAGTGATCAAGAACACCTTGGACACCATTGATTCTTGGCATTTGGATGGATATAGCTTTTTTGTTGTTGG AATGGGAGAAGGAGAATGGAGAGCAGAATCACGGTCAAGTTACAACTTGTATGACCCTGTAGCGAGATCAACGGTGCAGGTGTTCCCAGGAGGGTGGAGTGCATTGTATGTATACCCTGATAATCCTGGAATGTGGAACTTGAGATCACAGAACTTGAACAACTGGTTCTTGGGTGAAGAGCTCTATGTTAGAGTTTATGATCCTGATCCTAACCCTGCCAAAGAGAAGTCACCACCACAAAATCTCCTACTATGTGGTTAG
- the LOC112778852 gene encoding monocopper oxidase-like protein SKU5 produces the protein MRINGYYCRVFMLFTYTTFLVLEFVTRCSAIEVYHEWHVSLDTNVSPLNVNQSVIAINEMFPGPLINVTTNDVVNVNVFNNLDEPLFFTWHGIQQRLNSWQDGVSGTNCPILPHHNWTYVFQTKDQIGTFFYYPSIQFQKAAAGFGAIRVNNRDVIAVPFPKPEAEFDLLMGDWSTEDYKISKSMMRNKDVNSYAVPKFILMNGKGPYGNNLSKSFESFTVTQGKSYRFRISNVGNALSLNLRIQNHEMLLVETEGSYTNQIPLDSLDVHIGQSYSVIVTTNQSEADYYIVASPKLTNTNDSSNLVGVGVLHYSNSTKGVTGPLPTGPDPFDVEFSRNQAKSIRWNLTAGAARPNPQGTFNVSNVTLSHTFILLGSLEEISGLPRYAVNNVSYYTIGTPLKLADHFVNGSGVYQLDAFPHDSVNANASYGISVVSGKHKGWAEFVFKNKMNVMDTWHLDGFGFFLVGFGDGDWTPASRDTYNLVDPVVKSTVQVYPGGWTAVYAFLDNPGMWNLRSQILKRWYLGQELYIRVFDADPDPAKERPPPENLLLCG, from the exons TGAATGTGAATCAAAGT GTTATTGCTATCAATGAAATGTTCCCTGGTCCCCTTATTAATGTCACAACCAATGATGTTGTCAATGTCAATGTCTTCAACAATTTGGATGAACCACTATTCTTCACTTG GCATGGTATACAACAAAGGCTTAACTCTTGGCAAGATGGAGTTTCTGGAACAAATTGCCCCATTCTACCTCATCATAATTGGACTTATGTCTTtcaaaccaaagatcaaatagGTACCTTCTTCTACTACCCTTCTATTCAATTCCAAAAGGCCGCCGCGGGTTTCGGAGCGATTCGAGTCAACAATCGCGATGTCATTGCCGTGCCTTTCCCCAAACCGGAAGCCGAATTTGATCTTCTTATGGGGGATTGGTCTACTGAAGACTACAAG ATAAGTAAGTCGATGATGCGAAATAAGGATGTAAATAGTTATGCAGTTCCTAAATTCATTCTGATGAATGGAAAAGGTCCTTATGGAAACAACTTGTCAAAGTCCTTTGAGTCCTTCACTGTCACACAAG GTAAGAGCTACAGGTTTAGAATATCAAATGTGGGGAATGCATTGAGCTTGAATCTCAGAATTCAGAATCATGAAATGCTACTAGTTGAGACAGAAGGCTCTTATACCAACCAAATCCCATTGGATTCTCTTGATGTGCATATTGGCCAGTCCTACTCTGTTATTGTGACGACGAATCAAAGCGAAGCTGATTATTATATCGTCGCCAGTCCAAAATTAACCAACACAAATGATTCTAGCAACCTTGTAGGTGTAGGAGTGCTTCACTACTCAAATTCTACCAAAGGTGTTACTGGACCTCTGCCAACTGGACCAGACCCTTTTGATGTTGAATTTTCACGAAATCAAGCCAAATCCATTAG GTGGAATTTGACCGCGGGAGCGGCAAGGCCTAATCCACAAGGAACCTTCAATGTTAGCAATGTGACTCTGTCACACACCTTCATTCTTCTAGGTTCCCTGGAAGAAATAAGCGGCCTACCGCGCTATGCCGTCAATAATGTCTCTTATTACACCATTGGCACGCCGTTGAAACTCGCCGACCACTTTGTAAACGGCAGCGGCGTATATCAACTCGATGCGTTTCCTCATGACTCTGTCAATGCTAATGCTTCATATGGAATTTCAGTTGTTTCTGGTAAACACAAAGGATGGGCAGAATTTGTCTTCAAAAATAAGATGAATGTCATGGATACTTGGCATTTGGATGGTTTTGGTTTCTTTCTTGTGGG GTTTGGAGATGGAGACTGGACCCCGGCCTCACGTGATACTTACAACCTTGTTGATCCGGTCGTTAAGTCCACCGTCCAAGTTTACCCCGGAGGATGGACGGCGGTTTACGCCTTCCTCGACAATCCCGGAATGTGGAACTTGAGgtcacaaattttgaaaagatggtACTTAGGCCAAGAACTATACATTAGAGTTTTTGATGCTGATCCTGACCCTGCTAAGGAGAGACCACCACCAGAAAACCTTCTTTTATGTGGTTAG